Proteins from a genomic interval of Nostoc sp. TCL240-02:
- a CDS encoding ISKra4 family transposase (programmed frameshift) has protein sequence MTPEQKQALQKHIQAIAKILYEDTSKEKLTNLAAIEEAVRSQMQKHVMPEVGGFFIETITGTTAGYQRRLKSILGELAITSKQAIELEVAPSTQLSPYLETCCLRVSANVSYEDAASDIKYFTGIEVSHSSQQRLVHRQNFELPTPEQTIEELSVDGGNIRVRTPKGQICAWLGYKAISLHHLGILGTSFQNNQIVIDWVNDQPLASPLTCIGDGHDGIWNIIDQLAPDAQRREILDWFHLIENLHKVGGSQKRLKQAQNLLWKGQVEATIALFTDCKGKQVQNFCRYLDKHRNRIINYEYYQAEEICSIGSGSVESAVKQVDRRTKISGAQWKRENVPQVLAHRCAYLNGLLSV, from the exons ATGACCCCAGAACAAAAGCAAGCTCTTCAAAAACATATTCAGGCGATTGCTAAAATATTGTATGAAGATACGTCAAAAGAAAAGCTCACAAATCTTGCAGCAATTGAAGAAGCAGTGCGGAGTCAAATGCAGAAGCATGTTATGCCAGAAGTAGGGG GTTTTTTTATCGAAACGATTACAGGGACAACCGCAGGATACCAACGACGGCTCAAAAGCATTCTTGGAGAGTTAGCAATAACGAGCAAACAAGCCATTGAATTAGAAGTCGCACCAAGTACTCAACTGAGTCCATATCTAGAAACTTGTTGTTTGAGGGTAAGTGCGAATGTCAGCTATGAAGATGCGGCATCAGACATCAAGTATTTTACGGGCATAGAGGTTTCTCACAGCAGTCAACAGAGATTAGTGCATCGCCAGAATTTTGAGTTGCCAACACCAGAACAGACAATTGAAGAATTAAGCGTCGATGGTGGAAACATCCGTGTCCGAACTCCTAAAGGTCAAATATGTGCATGGCTTGGCTATAAAGCAATTAGCTTACATCATCTCGGAATCTTGGGAACTTCATTTCAGAATAATCAGATTGTGATTGATTGGGTTAATGACCAACCACTGGCTAGCCCACTCACTTGTATTGGTGATGGACATGACGGCATTTGGAATATAATTGACCAATTAGCACCTGATGCACAACGTCGAGAAATACTTGATTGGTTCCATTTAATAGAAAACCTCCACAAAGTTGGGGGTTCACAAAAACGCTTGAAACAAGCACAAAATCTACTATGGAAAGGCCAAGTTGAGGCTACTATTGCCTTATTTACAGATTGTAAAGGCAAACAAGTACAAAACTTTTGCCGTTATCTTGATAAGCATCGCAATCGCATTATCAACTACGAATATTATCAAGCTGAAGAAATTTGTTCAATTGGTTCAGGTTCAGTTGAATCTGCCGTTAAACAGGTTGACCGTCGAACAAAAATTTCCGGGGCACAATGGAAACGAGAAAATGTGCCTCAAGTCCTAGCCCATCGCTGTGCTTACCTCAATGGATTATTGTCAGTTT
- a CDS encoding SWIM zinc finger domain-containing protein, producing MQGDDTAELWENERPSFADDLALIRLQTLERQNRYTEYLNLALAEEMTLQYLRQLAALGRVEEAMSAAKILMERAEEGFALAKILREDGYLVEALEICQAGINLTGNCLYEFATWTSDLARGLEDNATALTASIIAFKIRPSFRDYGKIQDYAGETWLRLKQDLLQTLRDQPDWGIKEAQVDIFLYEGLIDDAIKTVERDSYYASELVHRVMDAAISHRPNWVIDNARRRAEPIMEQGKADRYDAAVNWLKKVKAAYIQLGQKAEWSAYRSQLEAAHGRKRKLMELFKELNK from the coding sequence ATGCAAGGAGATGATACCGCAGAACTTTGGGAAAATGAACGACCAAGCTTTGCTGATGATTTAGCATTGATTCGCTTGCAAACTCTTGAACGTCAAAATCGTTACACAGAGTATTTAAATCTAGCTTTAGCAGAAGAAATGACTCTGCAATACCTGAGGCAATTAGCAGCTTTGGGAAGAGTCGAAGAAGCCATGTCTGCGGCTAAAATCCTGATGGAAAGAGCAGAAGAGGGTTTTGCCCTAGCAAAAATATTGCGGGAAGATGGTTATTTGGTTGAAGCGTTAGAAATATGCCAAGCTGGTATCAATTTAACAGGTAACTGTTTATATGAATTTGCTACTTGGACAAGTGATTTAGCCCGAGGATTAGAAGATAATGCCACTGCTTTAACTGCTAGCATCATTGCTTTTAAAATCAGACCATCGTTTCGAGACTATGGTAAAATTCAAGACTATGCAGGAGAAACTTGGTTGAGGCTCAAACAAGATTTGCTGCAAACACTACGAGATCAGCCAGATTGGGGAATAAAAGAAGCTCAAGTTGATATTTTCCTCTATGAAGGATTAATTGATGATGCAATTAAAACAGTAGAAAGAGATAGTTACTATGCTTCAGAACTGGTTCATCGAGTCATGGATGCAGCAATTTCCCATCGTCCAAATTGGGTAATTGATAACGCTCGCAGACGGGCAGAACCAATTATGGAACAAGGAAAAGCTGACCGTTATGACGCTGCGGTTAATTGGCTCAAAAAAGTCAAAGCTGCTTATATTCAACTAGGACAAAAAGCTGAATGGTCTGCTTATCGCTCACAACTAGAAGCAGCTCATGGACGTAAACGTAAATTAATGGAATTATTTAAAGAACTGAATAAATAG